A DNA window from Luteitalea sp. contains the following coding sequences:
- the nusG gene encoding transcription termination/antitermination protein NusG, translating into MTTTEPAAKQWYIVHTYSGFEKKVKESLEQRIQAYGLQGEIGEILIPTEDVVEMRGGKKVVSSKRFFPGYLLVEMSMSDNAWHVVKNTPKVTGFVGAGAKPTPLSRDEVDQILEQVSQAAEKPKPKYTFERSDQVRINEGPFAGFNGVVEEVNTDKNTLKVMVTIFGRSTPVELDFLQVEKL; encoded by the coding sequence ATGACGACGACAGAACCAGCCGCCAAGCAGTGGTACATCGTCCACACGTACTCCGGGTTCGAGAAGAAGGTCAAGGAGTCACTCGAACAACGCATCCAGGCCTATGGGTTGCAGGGGGAGATCGGCGAGATCCTGATTCCGACCGAGGATGTTGTCGAGATGCGGGGCGGGAAGAAGGTGGTGAGCTCGAAGCGTTTCTTCCCGGGCTATCTGCTCGTCGAAATGAGCATGTCGGACAACGCGTGGCATGTGGTCAAGAACACGCCCAAGGTGACCGGGTTCGTGGGCGCTGGTGCGAAGCCGACGCCGCTCTCGCGGGACGAGGTCGACCAGATTCTGGAGCAAGTCTCGCAGGCAGCCGAGAAGCCGAAGCCCAAGTACACGTTCGAAAGAAGCGACCAGGTACGGATTAACGAGGGTCCGTTCGCCGGCTTCAACGGCGTAGTCGAAGAGGTGAACACGGACAAGAACACGCTCAAGGTGATGGTGACGATCTTCGGCAGATCGACGCCAGTTGAGCTCGATTTCTTGCAGGTGGAAAAGCTGTGA